A region from the Sandaracinus amylolyticus genome encodes:
- a CDS encoding GNAT family N-acetyltransferase has translation MTVGLVLRPARLDEIAALSALCARACAPGNGDRTKTTIDRDAVTAHRTFVVDRGGEALGVAQLRPAGKEAVLDLLVVAPESLGRGIGRLLYAWALGAARALGASALRVTADERTLGFFEHMGAQLERRGNGAGKVLRASLITS, from the coding sequence GTGACCGTCGGTCTCGTGCTGCGCCCGGCGCGTCTCGACGAGATCGCCGCGCTGAGCGCGCTGTGCGCGCGCGCCTGTGCGCCGGGCAACGGCGACCGCACGAAGACGACGATCGATCGCGACGCGGTCACCGCCCATCGCACCTTCGTCGTGGACCGCGGAGGCGAGGCGCTCGGCGTCGCGCAGCTGCGGCCCGCAGGCAAAGAAGCGGTGCTCGACCTGCTCGTGGTCGCACCGGAGTCCCTCGGTCGCGGCATCGGGCGCCTGCTCTACGCGTGGGCGCTCGGCGCGGCGCGCGCCCTCGGCGCGAGCGCGCTCCGCGTGACCGCCGACGAGCGGACGCTCGGGTTCTTCGAGCACATGGGCGCGCAGCTCGAACGTCGCGGCAACGGCGCGGGCAAGGTGCTGCGCGCGTCGCTGATCACGTCGTGA
- a CDS encoding DegT/DnrJ/EryC1/StrS family aminotransferase, producing the protein MTIKLASPELGAEESAAIARVLSSGMLVQGREVEAFERALAERCARAHAVVVSSGTAALELALRALGVAGGEVIVPDLTWPSPAHATLLAGATPVLVDVDPDEWNVRGDAITRARSSSTRAVIAIDQFGAPARHDEIARAAGDAPIVEDAACAIGSTIEGRPCGAFGVVACLSFHPRKVITTGEGGACLTDDASLASELRTLRNHGQRTPGVFAYAGPNQRLTEMQAAMGRVQLDRLDLIVAHRRALADRYRATLPREVSPQRLAPRATRNEQTFGVVLPPRFDAEARDRVIESLKREGIESGRLSYALHRLPSLDAARRSGEMPHADAIVARGLALPLHGAMSEADVDRIVATLARALD; encoded by the coding sequence GTGACGATCAAGCTGGCGAGCCCGGAGCTCGGCGCGGAGGAGAGCGCGGCGATCGCGCGCGTGCTCTCGAGCGGGATGCTGGTCCAGGGCCGCGAGGTCGAGGCGTTCGAGCGCGCCCTCGCGGAGCGCTGCGCGCGGGCGCACGCCGTCGTGGTCTCGTCGGGCACCGCCGCGCTCGAGCTCGCGCTGCGCGCGCTCGGTGTCGCGGGCGGCGAGGTGATCGTGCCCGACCTGACCTGGCCCTCCCCCGCGCACGCGACGCTGCTCGCGGGCGCGACGCCGGTGCTGGTCGACGTCGATCCCGACGAGTGGAACGTGCGCGGGGACGCGATCACCCGCGCGCGCTCGAGCTCGACGCGCGCGGTGATCGCGATCGATCAGTTCGGCGCGCCCGCGCGCCACGACGAGATCGCGCGCGCCGCCGGCGACGCGCCGATCGTCGAGGACGCGGCGTGCGCGATCGGGAGCACGATCGAAGGGCGTCCCTGCGGCGCGTTCGGCGTCGTCGCGTGCCTCTCGTTCCATCCGCGCAAGGTCATCACGACCGGCGAGGGCGGCGCGTGCCTCACCGACGACGCGTCGCTCGCGAGCGAGCTGCGCACGCTGCGCAACCACGGCCAGCGCACGCCCGGCGTGTTCGCGTACGCGGGCCCCAACCAGCGGCTCACCGAGATGCAGGCCGCGATGGGCCGCGTGCAGCTCGATCGCCTCGACCTGATCGTCGCCCACCGCCGCGCGCTCGCCGATCGCTACCGCGCCACGCTCCCGCGCGAGGTCTCGCCGCAGCGCCTCGCGCCGCGCGCCACGCGCAACGAGCAGACCTTCGGCGTGGTGCTGCCCCCGCGCTTCGACGCGGAGGCGCGCGATCGTGTGATCGAGTCGCTGAAGCGCGAGGGCATCGAGTCGGGACGTCTCTCGTACGCGCTGCATCGCCTGCCGAGCCTCGACGCCGCGCGCCGTTCGGGCGAGATGCCGCACGCCGATGCGATCGTGGCGCGCGGCCTCGCGCTGCCCCTCCACGGCGCGATGTCCGAGGCCGACGTCGATCGCATCGTCGCCACGCTCGCGCGCGCGCTCGACTGA
- a CDS encoding ABC transporter ATP-binding protein: protein MASEAPVVEVRGLHKTFRVGFFRKKVEAVRGIDFEVRRGEIFGLLGPNGAGKTTSIKSILRLIFPTAGTIKLFGSLSPSPEALRRLGYLPESPYVYQYLRAHEFLDLCGRLCGLDARTRAERADEMIARVGLGHAVDRPIGRFSKGMLQRIGLAQALLHDPELLILDEPMSGLDPIGRKEVRDLIVEERQRGKTILFTSHILSDVERLCDRVAIVHRGKVTAYGALSQLLKPEVQRTEIELEGCDETLRARLDELGVKTSVVEKRVVAIVEGETGARDVLEVALAGGARVVGVQEQRETLEDLFVRDALRSGGAPLDR, encoded by the coding sequence ATGGCGAGCGAAGCGCCGGTCGTCGAGGTGCGCGGCCTCCACAAGACGTTCCGCGTCGGGTTCTTCCGCAAGAAGGTCGAGGCGGTGCGCGGCATCGACTTCGAGGTGCGGCGCGGCGAGATCTTCGGGCTCCTCGGCCCCAACGGCGCGGGCAAGACGACGTCGATCAAGTCGATCCTCCGCCTGATCTTCCCGACCGCGGGCACCATCAAGCTGTTCGGATCGCTCTCGCCCTCGCCCGAGGCGCTGCGCCGGCTCGGCTACCTGCCCGAGAGCCCGTACGTCTACCAGTACCTGCGCGCCCACGAGTTCCTCGATCTCTGCGGGCGCCTCTGCGGGCTCGACGCGCGCACCCGCGCCGAGCGCGCCGACGAGATGATCGCGCGCGTCGGCCTCGGTCACGCGGTCGATCGCCCGATCGGCCGCTTCTCGAAGGGCATGCTGCAGCGCATCGGCCTCGCGCAGGCGCTGCTCCACGATCCCGAGCTCCTCATCCTCGACGAGCCGATGAGCGGCCTCGACCCGATCGGCCGCAAGGAAGTGCGCGACCTGATCGTCGAGGAGCGCCAGCGCGGCAAGACGATCCTCTTCACGAGCCACATCCTCAGCGACGTCGAGCGCCTCTGTGATCGCGTCGCGATCGTGCACCGCGGCAAGGTCACCGCGTACGGCGCGCTCTCGCAGCTGCTCAAGCCCGAGGTGCAGCGCACCGAGATCGAGCTCGAGGGGTGCGACGAGACGCTCCGCGCGCGCCTCGACGAGCTGGGCGTGAAGACGAGCGTCGTCGAGAAGCGCGTGGTCGCGATCGTCGAGGGCGAGACCGGCGCGCGCGACGTGCTCGAGGTCGCGCTCGCGGGCGGCGCGCGCGTGGTCGGCGTGCAGGAGCAGCGCGAGACGCTCGAGGACCTCTTCGTGCGCGACGCGCTCCGGAGCGGCGGCGCACCGCTCGATCGATGA
- a CDS encoding CAP domain-containing protein, protein MLHLVRTRAIVSSIALLGLASCGGDDVPPGTALECGGGEASEVCEVFRLVNAERASAGLPAYEWNAELAIAAQRHAVDMVENDYFSHESQDGRSFSDRADQAGYDAFATGENIAAGQRTPEQVMDSWMGSDGHRANILSDGSNEIGVGLSDFHWVQVFGHRD, encoded by the coding sequence ATGCTCCACCTCGTTCGCACGCGCGCGATCGTGTCGTCCATCGCGCTCCTCGGGCTCGCGTCGTGCGGCGGTGACGACGTGCCGCCAGGCACCGCGCTCGAGTGCGGCGGAGGCGAAGCGAGCGAGGTGTGCGAGGTGTTCCGCCTGGTGAACGCGGAGCGCGCGTCCGCAGGGCTCCCCGCGTACGAGTGGAACGCGGAGCTCGCGATCGCCGCGCAGCGACACGCCGTCGACATGGTGGAGAACGACTACTTCTCCCACGAGTCGCAGGACGGTCGCAGCTTCTCGGATCGCGCCGACCAAGCGGGCTACGACGCGTTCGCGACCGGCGAGAACATCGCCGCGGGACAGCGCACGCCCGAGCAGGTGATGGACAGCTGGATGGGCTCGGACGGACACCGCGCGAACATCCTCTCCGACGGCTCGAACGAGATCGGCGTCGGCCTGTCCGACTTCCACTGGGTGCAGGTCTTCGGGCACCGCGACTGA
- a CDS encoding aldo/keto reductase has product MKTPLPTRPLGTTDMAITRVGFGAWAIGGAGWAYGWGAQDDADSIAAIHRALDRGINWIDTAAIYGLGHSEELVARALRDRPASERPYVFTKCGLTWDPRDPGAQPMHVGDPASLRRDLEGSLRRLGVERIDLYQMHWPPEDGTPIEAYWAELARMKREGKVRAIGLSNHDRDALERAERVAHVDTLQPPFSAIRREVAREELPWCAQHGTGAIVYSPMQAGLLTGAFTAERATKLPPDDWRSRSPDHTGQGLRKNLALADAMRPIAERHRTTVASVAVAWTLAWPGVTGAIVGARTAEQIDGWIDAARLTLDDSDLDAIARAIASTGAGEGPARPRPAA; this is encoded by the coding sequence ATGAAGACGCCTCTGCCCACGAGACCGCTCGGCACCACGGACATGGCGATCACGCGCGTCGGCTTCGGCGCGTGGGCGATCGGAGGCGCCGGCTGGGCGTACGGGTGGGGCGCGCAGGACGACGCGGACTCGATCGCCGCGATCCATCGCGCGCTCGATCGCGGCATCAACTGGATCGACACCGCGGCGATCTACGGGCTCGGCCACTCCGAGGAGCTCGTCGCGCGCGCGCTGCGCGATCGCCCGGCGAGCGAGCGACCGTACGTCTTCACGAAGTGCGGGCTCACCTGGGATCCGCGCGATCCCGGCGCGCAGCCGATGCACGTGGGCGATCCCGCCAGCCTGCGGCGCGACCTCGAGGGCTCGCTCCGGCGGCTCGGCGTGGAGCGCATCGACCTCTACCAGATGCACTGGCCGCCCGAGGACGGGACGCCGATCGAGGCGTACTGGGCCGAGCTCGCGCGCATGAAACGAGAAGGCAAGGTGCGCGCGATCGGTCTGTCGAACCACGATCGCGACGCGCTCGAGCGCGCGGAGCGCGTCGCGCACGTCGACACGCTGCAGCCGCCGTTCTCCGCGATCCGTCGCGAGGTCGCGCGCGAGGAGCTGCCGTGGTGCGCGCAGCACGGCACCGGCGCGATCGTGTACAGCCCGATGCAGGCGGGCCTGCTCACCGGCGCGTTCACCGCGGAGCGCGCGACGAAGCTGCCGCCCGACGACTGGCGCTCGCGCTCGCCGGATCACACCGGCCAGGGGCTGCGCAAGAACCTCGCGCTCGCCGACGCGATGCGCCCGATCGCGGAGCGACATCGCACGACGGTCGCGAGCGTCGCGGTGGCGTGGACGCTCGCGTGGCCGGGCGTGACCGGCGCGATCGTCGGCGCGCGCACCGCCGAGCAGATCGACGGATGGATCGACGCGGCGCGGCTCACGCTCGACGACTCGGATCTCGACGCGATCGCGCGCGCGATCGCGTCGACGGGCGCCGGCGAGGGACCGGCGCGACCGCGGCCGGCTGCGTAG
- a CDS encoding DEAD/DEAH box helicase encodes MSSSLAELASQLLACADAALLDAPLDGLRARVDDDDAHDLLRAIHESGEASSLRDLLDEARLERWVAESATSREEDLLRAQIRRWLGAGPRGADDPERLAQVRPLPRDVDDILVWAREHELLGELSRPAREVLVDEDDVIPRRASLLACAIGQVKSERESLLAAHRVQDAARGHLMREAAAHAAFAARAALWARVLPEGPLRTLAERLRGCVAGTELVALHAVRFLPASPVRVDDERGVARGSIVGAAAPFGVKLRLAGHEQRAIEGECEQCTRGGCIHVRALAARLLDACLDEQDRLHATMRDLVAVPSWRRFLDAVAEPAASPSTSSASERLAFRVHVEGERVLVGVVAQRAQPDGGWTAGRLLSPLEATRSAACTDRDRRVLDVMTLATRTMRAQLVGADLALLRTLAEHPHVSRDGREGALRLVEHQVEVVLDELPGGVVPRVRLAGAVVAPGERHRDTTLLFHEERASGTLTYAALTAPLRRLLAALATFRGVLPPESYPALAPWVASIEQVARVSAPDVVRGSAREAPRTLLLRVVPGFDEGIDVTLAARALPMAPPWPPGQGPAIVHGLEDAVHVHARRDLAWEREVADRMIEALGLAEHMRLEPFAWRIPKTQDALELLSRAARLGGVLEIEWAERGRIPQPSASVRASDLDLQLRKKGSWLTVEGRVRVVVLGTELAVSRVLDAARRGERFVKVSGNDYVELERDLFERLERAQLCLLEGVKIPSAAIGAWEREVGAWTKPADETTRAWMERARTREADVELDPAWRVRLRSYQRDGVAWMIARSAWAPGVCLADDMGLGKTVQAIALLEARASLGPALVIAPTSVVDNWARELARFAPGLRVRRERDDAPLGPGDVVLTSYDLLLRNPTSSPFATQIVDEAQMIKNARTQRARAVASVDAAFRVALSGTPIENQLGDLWSLFSLIAPGMLGTWARFRARFVVPIQRYGNEERAALLRQLIAPFVLRRTKGEVAKELPSRTEVLHMIELSPAERALYDGAVHQARRALAGRGRDERTVRVLAEITRLRQLACHPQLVVEDERLESSKLHALVELLRDIVPRGHRVLVFSQFTRHLALVQRALDAAKISTLYLDGATPTGERTRRVDRFQKGEASVFLISLKAGGTGLNLTAADYVVHLDPWWNPAAEDQASDRAHRIGQERPITIVRLVAQGTIEERVLAMHDDKRKLAGAVITEGAPLGALDVDALESLIALT; translated from the coding sequence GTGAGCTCGTCGCTGGCCGAGCTCGCGTCGCAGCTCCTCGCGTGCGCGGATGCTGCGCTGCTCGACGCGCCGCTCGACGGATTGCGCGCGCGGGTGGACGACGACGACGCGCACGATCTGCTGCGCGCGATCCACGAGTCGGGCGAGGCGAGCTCGCTGCGCGATCTGCTCGACGAGGCGCGGCTCGAGCGCTGGGTCGCGGAGAGCGCGACGTCGCGCGAGGAGGATCTGCTGCGCGCGCAGATCCGCCGCTGGCTCGGCGCGGGACCGCGAGGCGCCGACGATCCCGAGCGCCTCGCGCAGGTGCGCCCGCTGCCGCGCGACGTCGACGACATCCTGGTGTGGGCGCGCGAGCACGAGCTGCTCGGGGAGCTGAGCCGACCGGCGCGCGAGGTGCTGGTCGACGAGGACGACGTGATCCCGCGGCGCGCGTCGCTGCTCGCGTGCGCGATCGGACAGGTGAAGAGCGAGCGCGAGAGCCTGCTCGCCGCGCACCGGGTGCAGGACGCGGCGCGCGGGCACCTGATGCGCGAGGCGGCGGCGCACGCGGCGTTCGCGGCGCGCGCGGCGTTGTGGGCGCGCGTGCTCCCGGAGGGACCGCTGCGCACGCTCGCGGAGCGGCTGCGGGGGTGCGTCGCGGGGACCGAGCTCGTCGCGCTGCACGCGGTGCGCTTCCTGCCGGCGAGCCCGGTGCGGGTCGACGACGAGCGCGGGGTCGCGCGGGGATCGATCGTGGGCGCGGCGGCGCCGTTCGGGGTGAAGCTGCGGCTCGCGGGGCACGAGCAGCGCGCGATCGAGGGCGAGTGCGAGCAGTGCACGCGCGGCGGGTGCATCCACGTGCGCGCGCTCGCGGCGCGGCTGCTCGATGCGTGCCTCGACGAGCAGGATCGGCTGCACGCGACGATGCGCGATCTGGTGGCGGTGCCGTCGTGGCGGCGCTTCCTCGACGCGGTCGCGGAGCCCGCCGCGAGCCCGAGCACGTCGAGCGCGAGCGAGCGGCTCGCGTTCCGGGTGCACGTCGAGGGCGAGCGGGTGCTGGTCGGGGTGGTCGCGCAGCGCGCCCAGCCCGACGGCGGGTGGACCGCGGGGCGTCTGCTCTCGCCGCTCGAGGCGACGCGCAGCGCGGCGTGCACCGATCGCGATCGACGGGTGCTCGACGTGATGACGCTCGCGACGCGCACGATGCGCGCCCAGCTGGTGGGCGCGGACCTCGCGCTGCTGCGGACGCTCGCCGAGCATCCTCACGTGTCGCGCGACGGGCGCGAAGGCGCGCTGCGGCTCGTCGAGCACCAGGTCGAGGTCGTGCTCGACGAGCTGCCGGGCGGCGTGGTGCCGAGGGTGCGGCTCGCGGGCGCGGTGGTCGCGCCGGGCGAGCGGCATCGCGACACCACGCTGCTCTTCCACGAGGAGCGCGCGAGCGGGACGCTCACGTACGCCGCGCTCACCGCGCCGCTGCGGCGCCTGCTCGCAGCGCTCGCGACGTTCCGCGGGGTGCTGCCGCCCGAGAGTTATCCCGCGCTCGCGCCGTGGGTCGCGTCGATCGAGCAGGTCGCGCGGGTGTCGGCGCCCGACGTGGTGCGAGGCAGCGCGCGCGAGGCGCCGCGCACGCTCTTGCTGCGCGTGGTCCCGGGGTTCGACGAGGGCATCGACGTCACGCTCGCGGCGCGCGCGCTGCCGATGGCGCCGCCGTGGCCGCCCGGTCAGGGCCCGGCGATCGTGCACGGGCTCGAGGACGCGGTGCACGTGCACGCGCGTCGCGATCTCGCGTGGGAGCGCGAGGTCGCCGACCGGATGATCGAGGCGCTCGGGCTCGCGGAGCACATGCGGCTCGAGCCGTTCGCGTGGCGCATCCCGAAGACCCAGGACGCGCTCGAGCTGCTCTCGCGCGCGGCGCGGCTCGGCGGGGTGCTGGAGATCGAGTGGGCCGAGCGGGGGCGCATCCCGCAGCCGAGCGCGAGCGTGCGCGCGAGCGATCTCGATCTGCAGCTGCGCAAGAAGGGCTCGTGGCTGACGGTCGAGGGCCGGGTGCGGGTGGTGGTGCTCGGCACCGAGCTCGCGGTGTCGCGGGTGCTCGACGCGGCGCGGCGCGGCGAGCGCTTCGTGAAGGTGAGCGGCAACGACTACGTGGAGCTCGAGCGCGATCTCTTCGAGCGGCTCGAGCGCGCGCAGCTGTGTCTGCTCGAGGGCGTGAAGATCCCGAGCGCCGCGATCGGCGCGTGGGAGCGCGAGGTGGGCGCGTGGACCAAGCCCGCGGACGAGACGACGCGCGCGTGGATGGAGCGCGCGCGAACGCGCGAAGCGGACGTCGAGCTCGATCCCGCGTGGCGGGTGCGGCTGCGCAGCTACCAGCGGGACGGCGTGGCGTGGATGATCGCGCGCAGCGCGTGGGCGCCCGGCGTGTGCCTCGCCGACGACATGGGGCTCGGCAAGACGGTGCAGGCGATCGCGCTGCTCGAGGCGCGGGCGTCGCTGGGCCCGGCGCTGGTGATCGCGCCGACGTCGGTGGTCGACAACTGGGCGCGCGAGCTCGCGCGGTTCGCGCCCGGGCTCCGGGTGCGGAGGGAGCGCGACGACGCGCCGCTCGGGCCGGGCGACGTGGTGCTCACGTCGTACGATCTGCTGCTGCGCAACCCGACGTCGTCGCCGTTCGCGACGCAGATCGTCGACGAAGCGCAGATGATCAAGAACGCGCGCACCCAGCGGGCGCGCGCGGTGGCGAGCGTCGACGCGGCGTTCCGCGTCGCGCTCTCGGGCACGCCGATCGAGAACCAGCTCGGCGATCTGTGGAGCCTGTTCTCGCTGATCGCGCCCGGGATGCTCGGCACGTGGGCGCGGTTCCGCGCGCGCTTCGTGGTGCCGATCCAGCGTTATGGCAACGAGGAGCGCGCGGCGCTGCTGCGCCAGCTGATCGCGCCGTTCGTGCTCCGGCGCACCAAGGGCGAGGTCGCGAAGGAGCTGCCCTCGCGCACCGAGGTGCTGCACATGATCGAGCTCTCGCCCGCGGAGCGCGCGCTCTACGACGGCGCGGTGCACCAGGCGCGTCGTGCGCTCGCCGGGCGCGGTCGCGACGAGCGCACGGTGCGGGTGCTCGCGGAGATCACGCGGCTGCGCCAGCTCGCGTGCCATCCCCAGCTCGTCGTCGAGGACGAGCGGCTCGAGTCGAGCAAGCTGCACGCGCTGGTGGAGCTGCTGCGCGACATCGTGCCGCGCGGGCATCGCGTGCTGGTGTTCAGCCAGTTCACGCGGCACCTCGCGCTGGTGCAGCGCGCGCTCGACGCGGCGAAGATCTCGACGCTCTATCTCGACGGCGCGACGCCGACCGGAGAGCGCACGCGGCGCGTCGATCGCTTCCAGAAGGGCGAGGCGAGCGTGTTCCTGATCTCGCTCAAGGCGGGCGGCACCGGGCTCAACCTCACCGCGGCCGACTACGTCGTGCACCTCGATCCGTGGTGGAACCCCGCGGCCGAAGATCAGGCGAGCGATCGCGCGCACCGCATCGGTCAGGAGCGACCGATCACGATCGTGCGGCTCGTCGCGCAGGGCACGATCGAGGAGCGCGTGCTCGCGATGCACGACGACAAGCGCAAGCTCGCGGGCGCGGTGATCACCGAGGGCGCGCCGCTCGGCGCGCTCGACGTCGACGCGCTCGAGTCACTGATCGCGCTGACGTGA
- a CDS encoding YebC/PmpR family DNA-binding transcriptional regulator, producing the protein MGRIFEKRKTTIFARNARMAKVFTRIARDIHIAVKSGTPHPETNPALRRALSNARGANMPREKIEAAIKRASGQDQRDYEVLIYEGYAPHGIALMIETATDNPQRTVANVRSIFKDWGGSFGQTGSVSFLFQHMGVFRIAPGSFDPEELELELIDHGLEEMGESTGDDGEKQYVLRSPFHEFGRLQSAIEERKLPLISAESEYVAQTLTNLDEAQAKEVLELVDALEQDDDVQRVFHNLG; encoded by the coding sequence ATGGGACGGATCTTCGAGAAGCGGAAGACCACGATCTTCGCCCGCAACGCGCGCATGGCGAAGGTGTTCACGCGCATCGCGCGCGACATCCACATCGCGGTCAAGTCGGGCACGCCGCACCCCGAGACGAACCCCGCGCTGCGTCGCGCGCTCTCGAACGCGCGCGGCGCGAACATGCCGCGCGAGAAGATCGAGGCCGCGATCAAGCGCGCGAGCGGACAGGATCAGCGCGACTACGAGGTGCTGATCTACGAGGGCTACGCGCCGCACGGCATCGCGCTGATGATCGAGACCGCGACCGACAACCCGCAGCGCACCGTCGCGAACGTGCGCTCGATCTTCAAGGACTGGGGCGGCAGCTTCGGGCAGACCGGCAGCGTCTCGTTCCTCTTCCAGCACATGGGCGTGTTCCGCATCGCGCCGGGCTCGTTCGATCCCGAGGAGCTCGAGCTCGAGCTGATCGATCACGGCCTCGAGGAGATGGGCGAGAGCACCGGCGACGACGGAGAGAAGCAGTACGTGCTGCGCTCGCCATTCCACGAGTTCGGCCGGCTCCAGTCGGCGATCGAGGAGCGCAAGCTTCCGCTGATCTCCGCGGAGTCCGAGTACGTCGCGCAGACGCTCACGAACCTCGACGAGGCACAGGCCAAAGAGGTGCTCGAGCTCGTCGACGCGCTCGAGCAGGACGACGACGTGCAGCGCGTCTTCCACAACCTCGGATGA
- a CDS encoding PaaI family thioesterase: MGLRFVRASRDEVIAELEIGEVHRQPYGLVHGGVYAGIVEAVTSVGAALDARAHGRGAVGLENHTTFLRAARDGVLRVVARPLVRGRRTQVWEATVRDAEGRELASGRVRLLVIEPDVPIAGEAISVDGKEGA; this comes from the coding sequence ATGGGGCTGCGCTTCGTGCGCGCGAGCCGCGACGAGGTGATCGCCGAGCTCGAGATCGGCGAAGTGCACCGCCAGCCCTATGGGCTCGTGCACGGCGGCGTGTACGCGGGGATCGTCGAGGCGGTGACGTCGGTCGGCGCCGCGCTCGACGCGCGCGCGCACGGGCGCGGTGCGGTCGGTCTCGAGAACCACACGACGTTCCTACGCGCCGCGCGCGACGGCGTGCTGCGCGTCGTGGCGCGACCGCTCGTGCGCGGTCGTCGCACCCAGGTGTGGGAAGCGACGGTGCGCGACGCCGAGGGCCGCGAGCTCGCGAGCGGACGCGTGCGGCTGCTCGTGATCGAGCCCGACGTGCCGATCGCGGGCGAGGCGATCTCCGTCGACGGGAAGGAGGGCGCGTGA
- a CDS encoding rhodanese-like domain-containing protein, with product MPKRVSPQEAKGLIDQGWVYVDVRTPEEYAAGHPEGAYNVPIGPELVGAIESLFPARDAKIVVGCQAGGRSLRALGLLEAAGYTNVVDQRAGWGGNGSEAGWGASGLPSETTAQPGRSWREIAAKRG from the coding sequence ATGCCGAAGCGCGTGAGCCCGCAGGAAGCCAAGGGCCTGATCGATCAGGGCTGGGTCTACGTCGACGTCCGCACGCCCGAGGAGTACGCCGCGGGCCATCCCGAGGGCGCGTACAACGTGCCGATCGGGCCCGAGCTGGTCGGCGCGATCGAGTCGCTCTTCCCGGCGCGCGACGCGAAGATCGTCGTCGGGTGCCAGGCCGGTGGGCGCTCGCTCCGCGCGCTCGGTCTGCTCGAGGCCGCCGGCTACACCAACGTCGTCGATCAGCGCGCGGGCTGGGGCGGCAACGGGAGCGAGGCGGGCTGGGGCGCGTCGGGCCTCCCGAGCGAGACCACCGCGCAGCCCGGCCGCAGCTGGCGCGAGATCGCGGCGAAGCGCGGATGA
- a CDS encoding quinone oxidoreductase family protein — protein MQSRTIRIHTHGGPEVLRLETIDVGDPGPGQARVRHTAIGVNFIDTYHRSGLYPLTLPATIGSEAAGVVEAIGPGVTDVRVGDRVGFAAGPVGTYAERRLVPADRLIPLPDAISDEVAAASMLKGMTVEYLVQRTFAVQRGQTVLWHAAAGGVGTIASQWLADLGAIVIGTVGSDEKAEQARANGCAHTIVYTREDFVARTREITGGAGVPVVYDSVGRTTLMRSLDCLAPRGLLVTFGNASGKPDPLDLLVLSAKGSLYVTRPTLHAYVASRAELLASAKALFDRIARGVIRAAPTATFALEDAAEAHRALESRATTGSVVLTVS, from the coding sequence ATGCAGAGCCGCACGATCCGAATCCACACCCACGGCGGGCCCGAGGTGCTGCGTCTCGAGACGATCGACGTCGGCGATCCCGGCCCCGGTCAGGCGCGCGTCCGCCACACCGCGATCGGCGTCAATTTCATCGACACCTATCATCGCAGCGGGCTGTACCCGCTGACGCTGCCCGCCACGATCGGGAGCGAGGCGGCGGGCGTCGTCGAGGCGATCGGGCCCGGCGTGACCGACGTGCGGGTGGGCGATCGCGTGGGCTTCGCCGCGGGGCCGGTGGGCACGTACGCCGAGCGTCGGCTGGTGCCCGCGGATCGCCTGATCCCGCTGCCCGACGCGATCTCCGACGAAGTCGCGGCGGCCTCGATGCTCAAGGGGATGACCGTCGAGTACCTGGTGCAGCGCACGTTCGCGGTGCAGCGCGGCCAGACGGTGCTGTGGCACGCGGCGGCGGGCGGCGTGGGGACGATCGCGTCGCAGTGGCTCGCGGATCTCGGTGCGATCGTGATCGGCACCGTCGGCAGCGACGAGAAGGCGGAGCAGGCGCGCGCGAACGGGTGCGCCCACACGATCGTCTACACCCGCGAGGACTTCGTCGCGCGCACCCGCGAGATCACCGGCGGGGCCGGCGTGCCGGTGGTCTACGACTCGGTGGGGCGCACCACGCTGATGCGCTCGCTCGACTGCCTCGCGCCGCGCGGGCTGCTCGTCACGTTCGGCAACGCGTCGGGCAAGCCCGACCCGCTCGATCTGCTGGTGCTGAGCGCGAAGGGCTCGCTCTACGTGACGCGGCCCACGCTGCACGCCTACGTCGCGTCGCGCGCCGAGCTGCTCGCGAGCGCGAAGGCGCTCTTCGATCGCATCGCGCGCGGGGTGATCCGCGCCGCGCCGACCGCGACCTTCGCGCTCGAGGACGCGGCGGAGGCGCATCGCGCGCTCGAGTCGCGCGCCACCACCGGCAGCGTGGTGCTCACGGTCTCGTGA